Proteins co-encoded in one Chrysemys picta bellii isolate R12L10 chromosome 13, ASM1138683v2, whole genome shotgun sequence genomic window:
- the LOC135975536 gene encoding olfactory receptor 10A7-like, producing the protein MKYAKESRMGNLTTVTEFILLGLSNHHELQVPLFSIYLLIYLITLMGNILIILITIDTALQTPMYFFLRVLSFLEICYTSVTIPKMLVNLLSDNRSISYVGCAAQMYFLLFLGISECFLLAAMAYDRYVAICNPLRYRLIMNRRVCLSLVVLSWFSGNVVSLVQTTWVFNLPFCGSNQINYFFCDIPPLLKLSCTDTSSYEMQLFTATILVNFTPFSLILVSYIVIISTILKMASADGRHKAFSTCSSHLIVVILYYGSSGLIYLRPKSTNSPDSNKVLALMYTTITPS; encoded by the coding sequence ATGAAATATGCAAAGGAATCAAGAATGGGGAACCTCACCACAGTGACTGAATTCATTCTACTGGGATTGTCCAACCACCATGAGCTGCAGGTGCCTCTGTTCTCCATCTATCTGTTAATTTACTTGATTACCCTGATGGGGAACATCCTCATCATCCTCATCACCATAGACACAGCCCTTCAAACCCCTATGTATTTCTTTCTCAGAGTCTTATCCTTCCTGGAGATCTGCTACACCTCGGTCACCATCCCTAAGATGCTGGTGAACCTCCTCTCAGACAACAGGAGCATTTCCTATGTGGGTTGTGCTGCACAAATGTACTTCCTGCTCTTCCTTGGAATCTCTGAGTGCTTCCTTCTGGCTGCAATGGCGTATGACCGCTATGTGGCCATATGCAACCCATTGAGGTACAGACTCATCATGAACAGGAGGGTCTGCCTTTCATTGGTAGTTCTCTCTTGGTTCAGTGGTAACGTGGTATCCCTAGTACAGACAACCTGGGTTTTCAACTTGCCATTTTGTGGGTCCAATCAGATTAactatttcttctgtgacattCCCCCATTGCTTAAGCTTTCTTGCACTGACACCTCTTCATATGAAATGCAGTTGTTTACAGCTACTATACTGGTCAACTTCACTCCATTTTCTCTCATCCTTGTGTCCTACATTGTTATTATCTCCACCATTTTAAAGATGGCTTCGGCTGATGGCAGACACAAAgctttctccacctgctcctcacaCCTCATTGTGGTGATATTGTATTATGGGAGCAGTGGCCTGATCTATTTAAGACCCAAGTCCACTAACTCACCGGACAGCAACAAAGTGCTGGCTCTGATGTATACAACCATCACCCCATCTTGA
- the LOC101946908 gene encoding olfactory receptor 14C36-like, which yields MSNQSTVTEFLLLRFSDVRELQILHFAVFLVIYLAALMGNLLIITAVASDHHLHSPMYFFLGNLSFLDVCYISVTVPKSMVNSLTNTRLISFSGCVSQVYFGIFFAFSELVLLAAMAYDCYIAICHPLRYRVIMTRGACAQMAAGSWISSCIYSLLHTANTFLLPFCGSNVVDQFFCDIPQLLKISCADTSANEIVDIVCSAVVGLFFLISILVSYIHILSAVLRIPSSQGRYKAFSTCLPHLVVFSLFISTGIFTYLGPGSESSPYQGMLATMLYSVVTPVINLLIYSLRNKEIKEALGKISSKIFFTNSFFTS from the coding sequence ATGTCCAACCAAAGCACCgtgaccgagttccttctcctgagattctctgatgttcgggagctgcagattttgcactttgcGGTGTTCCTGgtgatttacctggcagccctgatgggcaatcttctcatcatcacagccGTAGCCAGTGACCACCATCTTCACagccccatgtatttcttcctgggcAACTTGTCCTTCCTCGATGTTTGCTACATCTCTGTCACTGTTCCCAAGTCCATGGTGAACTCCCTAACCAACACCAGACTGATCTCTTTCTCTGGCTGTGTTTCCCAAGTCTATTTTGGTATCTTCTTTGCCTTTTCAGAGTTGGTCCTTCTCGCAGCGATGGCATATGACTGCTACATTGCAATCTGCCACCCTTTGCGTTACAGGGTCATCATGACCAGGGGGGCATGTGCACAGATGGCAGCTGGTTCCTGGATCAGCAGCTGTATCTATTCATTGCTCCACACTGCTAATACCTTCCTATTACCTTTCTGTGGGTCCAATGTTGTTGATCAGTTCTTCTGCGATATCCCACAGCTACTGAAAATCTCTTGTGCTGATACAAGTGCGAATGAAATTGTGGATATTGTATGTAGTGCTGTTGTGGGgttatttttcttaatttccATATTGGTGTCCTATATTCACATCCTTTCTGctgtgctgagaatcccctcttCACAGGGCAggtataaagccttctccacttgTCTGCCACACCTAGTTGTGTTTTCGTTGTTTATCAGCACTGGAATATTTACGTACCTAGGGCCGGGATCAGAATCTTCCCCGTATCAGGGCATGCTGGCTACTATGTTGTATTCTGTGGTTACCCCAGTAATAAATCTGCTCatttacagcctgagaaacaaggagaTAAAAGAAGCTCTGGGCAAAATTTCAAGCAAGATATTTTTCACCAATAGCTTTTTTACTTCTTAA
- the LOC135975118 gene encoding olfactory receptor 14A16-like translates to MTNQSTVTEFLLQGFSDVRELQILHFVLFLVIYLAALMGNLLIITAVALDHHLHTPMYFFLGNLSFLDICYISVTVPKSMVSSLNNTRLISFSGCVAQVYLGIHFASAELALLTAMAYDRYVAICHPLRYRVIMTRGACAQMAAGSWISSCIYSLLHTANTFRLPFCGSNVIDQFFCDIPQLLKISCADTSTNEIVVILCSAFLGLIFFLSILVSYIHIFSTVLRIPSAQGRYKAFSTCLPHLVVFWLFISTGIYTYLMPVSASSPYQDMLAAVLYSVASPIINPLIYSLRNKEIKEALGKILGKIFFTKTLFTS, encoded by the coding sequence ATGACCAATCAAAGCACTgtgaccgagttccttctccagggattctctgatgttcgggagcTGCAAATTTTGCACTTTGTGCTGTTCCTGgtgatttacctggcagccctaATGGGCaatcttctcatcatcacagccGTAGCCCttgaccaccaccttcacacccccatgtacttcttcctgggcaaCTTGTCCTTCCTAGACATCTGCTATATCTCTGTCACCGTCCCCAAGTCCATGGTGAGCTCCTTAAACAACACCAGGCTGATTTCTTTCTCtggctgtgttgcccaagtctaTTTGGGTATCCACTTTGCCTCTGCAGAACTGGCCCTTCTCACAGCAATGGCGTATGACCGGTACGTTGCAATCTGCCATCCTTTGCGTTACAGGGTGATCATGACTAGAGGGGCATGTGCACAGATGGCAGCTGGTTCCTGGATCAGCAGCTGTATCTATTCATTGCTCCACACTGCTAATACCTTTCGATTACCTTTCTGTGGGTCCAATGTTATTGATCAGTTTTTCTGCGATATCCCACAGCTACTGAAAATCTCTTGTGCTGATACAAGCACGAATGAAATTGTGGTTATTCTATGTAGTGCTTTTTTGGGGTTAATTTTCTTCCTTTCAATACTGGTGTCCTACATTCACATCTTTTCCActgtgctgagaatcccctctgcacagggcaggtataaagccttctccacttgCCTGCCACACCTAGTTGTGTTTTGGTTATTTATCAGCACTGGAATATATACGTACCTAATGCCGGTATCAGCATCTTCCCCATATcaggacatgctggctgctgtaTTGTATTCTGTAGCTTCCCCAATAATAAATCCGCTCatttacagcctgagaaacaaggagaTAAAAGAAGCTCTAGGCAAAATTTTAGGCAAGATATTTTTCACCAAGACCCTTTTTACTTCTTAA